A stretch of Rhinopithecus roxellana isolate Shanxi Qingling chromosome 12, ASM756505v1, whole genome shotgun sequence DNA encodes these proteins:
- the LOC104680928 gene encoding paternally-expressed gene 3 protein isoform X1 has protein sequence MYQPEDDNSSDVTSDDDMARNRGESSPPHSVHSFSGDRDWDRRGRSRDMEPRDRWSYTRNPRSRLPQRDLSLPVMAKTSFEMERDDDRDSRAYESRSQDAESYQNVVDLTEDRKPHNTIQDNMENYRKLLSLGVQLAEDDGHSHMTQGHSSRSKRSAYPSTSRGLKTMPEAKKSSHRRGICEDESSHGVIMEKFIKDVSRNSKSGRARESSDQSQRFPRMSDANWKDVSLHKRESVIQQRVYEGNAFRGGFRFNSTLVSRKRVLERKRRYHFDTDGKGSIHDQKGCPRKKPFECGSEVRKAVSMSNLSSLSSPSFTESQPIDFGAMPYVCDECGRSFSVISEFVEHQIMHTRENLYEYGESFIHSVAVSEVQKSQVGGKRFECKDCGETFNKSAALAEHRKIHAREYLVECKNQECEEAFMPSPTFSELQKMYGKDKFYECRVCKETFLHSSALIEHQKVHFGDDKDNERERERERGETFRPSPTLNEFQKMYGKEKMYECKVCGETFLHSSSLKEHQKIHTRGNPFENKGKVCEETFIPGQSLKRRQKTYNKEKLYDFTDGRDAFMQSSELSEHQKIHSRKNLFEGRGYEKSVIHSGPFTESQKSHTITRPPESDEDEKAFTISSNPYENQKIPTKENVYEGKSYERSVIHSLASVEAQKSHSVAGPSKPKVTAESAIQSFDAINHQRVRAGGNTSEGREYSRSVIYSLVTSKPPRSHSGNELVESNEKGEFSIYVLDLNDKRQKIPARENPCEGGSKNHNYEDSVIQSVSHARPQKSVPGEGSGEFKKDGEFSVPSSNVREYQKARAKKKYIEHRSNETSVIHSLPFGEQTFRPRGMLYECQECGECFAHISDLTEHQKIHDREKPSGSRNYEWSVIRSLSPTDPQTSYAQEQYAKEQAWNKFKEFRQFFATSKDLNTHQKIYDQEKSRGEESQGEKTRGEETHGEETYSEETHGKGTIEDPVIEGSDMEDPQKDDPDDTIYECEHCGLGFVDLTDLTDHQKVHSRKCLVDSREYTHSVIHTHSISEYQRDYTGEQLYECPKCGESFIHSSFLFEHQRIHEQDQLYSMKGCDDGFIALLPMKPRRNRAAERNPALAGSAIRCLLCGQGFIHSSALNEHMRLHREDDLLEQSQMAEEAIIPGLALTEFQRSQTEERLFECAVCGESFVNPAELADHVSVHKNEPYEYGSSYTHTSFLTEPLKGAIPFYECKDCGKSFIHSTVLTKHKELHLEEEDDDDDEAAAAAAAAQEVEANVHVPQVVLRIQGSNVEAAEPEVEAAEPEVEAAEPEVEAAEPNGEAEGPDGEAAEPNGEAEQPNGEAEQPNGDADEPDGAGIEDPEERAEEPEGKAEEPEGDADEPDGVGIEDPEEAEDEEIQVEEPYYDCHECTETFTSSTAFGEHLKTHASMIIFEPANAFGECSGYIERASTSTGGANQADEKYFKCDICGQLFSDRLSLARHQNTHTG, from the exons ACGACAACAGCAGTGACGTGACCAGCGACGACGACATGGCCCGGAACAGAGGAGAGTCCTCACCACCTCACTCAGTCCATTCTTTCAGTG GTGACCGGGACTGGGACCGGAGGGGCAGAAGCAGAGACATGGAGCCACGAGACCGCTGGTCCTACACCAGGAACCCAAGAAGCA GGCTGCCTCAGCGAGATCTTTCCCTTCCTGTGATGGCGAAAACAAGCTTTGAAATGGAAAGAGATGATGACAGGGACTCCAGGGCTTATGAGTCCCGATCTCAG GATGCTGAATCATACCAAAATGTGGTAGACCTCACTGAGGACAGGAAACCTCACAACACAATCCAGGACAACATGGAAAACTACAGGAAGCTGCTCTCCCTGG GAGTGCAGCTTGCTGAAGACGATGGCCACTCCCACATGACGCAGGGCCACTCATCAAGATCCAAGAGAAGTGCCTACCCAAGCACCAGTCGAG GTCTAAAAACTATGCCTGAAGCCAAAAAATCATCCCACCGGCGGGGGATTTGTGAAGATGAATCTTCCCATGGAGTGATAATGGAAAAATTCATCAAGGATGTGTCGCGCAATTCCAAATCGGGAAGAGCAAGGGAGTCAAGCGACCAGTCACAGAGATTCCCCAGAATGTCAGATGCTAACTGGAAGGACGTTTCATTGCACAAGAGGGAGTCAGTGATCCAGCAGAGGGTTTATGAAGGGAATGCATTTAGGGGAGGCTTTAGGTTTAATTCAACCCTTGTTTCCAGAAAGAGAGTTCTGGAAAGAAAGAGGCGCTATCATTTTGACACGGATGGGAAGGGCTCAATTCACGATCAAAAAGGCTGTCCCAGGAAGAAGCCCTTTGAATGTGGTAGTGAGGTGAGAAAAGCCGTGAGCATGAGCAACTTGAGCAGCCTCAGCTCCCCGTCCTTTACCGAGTCGCAGCCAATTGATTTTGGGGCAATGCCATATGTATGTGATGAGTGTGGGAGGTCGTTCAGTGTCATCTCAGAATTTGTTGAGCACCAGATCATGCATACTAGAGAGAACCTCTATGAGTATGGTGAGTCCTTTATTCACAGTGTGGCTGTCAGTGAAGTTCAGAAAAGTCAGGTTGGAGGGAAACGTTTTGAATGTAAGGACTGTGGAGAGACCTTCAATAAGAGTGCCGCCTTGGCTGAACATCGGAAAATTCATGCTAGAGAATATCTTGTGGAATGTAAGAATCAGGAGTGTGAGGAGGCCTTCATGCCTAGCCCAACCTTTAGTGAGCTTCAGAAAATGTATGGGAAAGACAAATTCTATGAGTGCAGGGTGTGTAAGGAAACCTTCCTTCATAGTTCTGCCCTGATTGAGCACCAGAAAGTCCACTTTGGGGATGACAAAGATAATGAGCGTGAACGTGAACGTGAGCGCGGGGAAACCTTTAGGCCCAGCCCAACGCTTAATGAGTTTCAGAAAATGTATGGTAAAGAGAAAATGTACGAATGTAAGGTGTGTGGGGAGACTTTCCTTCATAGCTCATCCCTGAAAGAACATCAGAAAATCCATACTAGAGGGAACCCATTTGAAAATAAGGGTAAAGTATGTGAGGAAACCTTTATTCCTGGTCAGTCCCTTAAAAGGCGTCAGAAGACTTACAATAAGGAGAAGCTCTATGACTTTACAGATGGCCGGGATGCGTTCATGCAAAGCTCAGAGCTCAGTGAGCATCAGAAAATTCACTCTCGAAAGAACCTCTTTGAAGGCAGAGGGTATGAGAAATCTGTCATTCATAGTGGACCCTTCACTGAATCTCAGAAGAGTCATACTATAACACGACCTCCTGAAAGTGATGAGGACGAGAAGGCATTCACCATTAGCTCTAACCCCTATGAAAACCAGAAGATTCCCACTAAGGAAAATGTCTATGAGGGGAAATCATATGAGAGGTCTGTTATTCATAGCTTAGCCTCTGTGGAAGCTCAGAAAAGTCACAGTGTAGCGGGGCCCAGTAAACCGAAAGTAACAGCAGAGTCTGCCATTCAGAGCTTCGATGCTATCAACCATCAGAGAGTTCGTGCTGGAGGGAACACCTCCGAAGGAAGGGAATACAGTAGGTCTGTTATCTATAGCTTAGTGACTTCCAAACCTCCAAGAAGTCACAGTGGAAATGAATTAGTGGAATCTAATGAGAAGGGAGAATTCTCCATTTATGTCTTAGACCTTAATGATAAGCGACAGAAGATTCCTGCCAGAGAGAACCCTTGTGAAGGGGGCAGTAAGAATCACAACTATGAAGACTCTGTCATACAGAGTGTATCGCATGCCAGACCTCAGAAAAGTGTTCCTGGAGAGGGATCTGGTGAATTTAAGAAGGATGGTGAATTCTCTGTTCCCAGCTCAAATGTCCGTGAATACCAGAAGGCTCGggctaaaaagaaatacattgagCATAGGAGCAATGAGACCTCTGTAATTCACTCTCTACCTTTTGGTGAACAAACATTTCGCCCTCGAGGGATGCTCTATGAATGTCAGGAGTGTGGGGAGTGCTTTGCGCATATCTCTGACCTCACTGAGCACCAGAAGATTCATGATAGAGAGAAGCCCTCTGGAAGCAGAAACTACGAATGGTCTGTCATTCGCAGCCTGTCCCCTACTGACCCTCAAACAAGTTATGCCCAAGAGCAGTATGCTAAAGAGCAAGCGTGGAACAAATTTAAGGAATTCAGACAATTTTTTGCTACCAGCAAAGACCTGAACACACACCAGAAAATCTATGACCAAGAGAAGTCTCGTGGTGAGGAGTCTCAAGGTGAGAAGACCCGTGGGGAGGAGACCCACGGCGAGGAGACCTACAGCGAGGAGACCCATGGCAAGGGGACAATTGAAGACCCTGTCATTGAAGGCTCAGACATGGAAGACCCGCAGAAGGATGACCCTGATGACACAATCTATGAATGTGAGCACTGTGGCCTGGGCTTTGTGGATCTCACAGACCTCACAGACCATCAGAAAGTCCACAGCAGGAAGTGCCTGGTTGACAGTCGGGAGTACACACATTCTGTAATTCACACCCATTCCATCAGCGAGTATCAGAGAGATTACACTGGAGAGCAGCTGTATGAATGTCCAAAGTGTGGGGAATCTTTTATTCATAGCTCATTCCTTTTCGAGCATCAGAGAATCCATGAACAAGACCAGTTGTATTCCATGAAGGGGTGTGATGATGGTTTTATTGCCCTCTTGCCCATGAAGCCAAGGAGGAATCGTGCCGCAGAGAGGAATCCTGCTCTTGCTGGGTCGGCCATTCGATGCCTTTTGTGTGGACAAGGCTTCATTCATAGCTCTGCCCTTAATGAGCATATGAGACTTCACAGGGAAGATGATTTACTGGAGCAGAGCCAGATGGCTGAGGAAGCTATCATTCCAGGCTTAGCCCTCACTGAGTTTCAGAGAAGTCAGACGGAAGAGAGACTCTTTGAATGTGCAGTCTGTGGAGAATCTTTCGTCAACCCAGCAGAACTTGCAGATCATGTAAGTGTTCATAAGAATGAGCCTTATGAGTATGGGTCCTCCTATACTCACACCTCATTTCTTACTGAGCCCCTCAAAGGAGCTATACCATTCTATGAATGCAAGGATTGTGGCAAGTCCTTTATTCATAGCACAGTCCTCACTAAACATAAGGAGCTTCATCTggaggaagaagatgatgatgatgatgaagcagcagctgcagcagcagcagcccaggaagttgaagccAATGTCCATGTTCCACAAGTAGTTCTGAGGATTCAGGGGTCAAATGTAGAGGCTGCTGAGCCAGAAGTGGAGGCTGCCGAGCCGGAAGTGGAGGCTGCTGAGCCAGAGGTGGAGGCGGCTGAGCCAAATGGAGAGGCTGAAGGGCCAGATGGAGAGGCTGCAGAGCCCAATGGAGAGGCTGAACAGCCCAATGGAGAGGCCGAGCAGCCAAATGGGGATGCCGATGAGCCAGATGGTGCAGGGATTGAAGACCCAGAAGAAAGAGCTGAAGAACCAGAGGGAAAAGCTGAAGAGCCAGAGGGAGATGCCGACGAGCCTGACGGTGTGGGAATTGAAGACCCAGAAGAAGCTGAAGATGAAGAGATTCAGGTGGAAGAACCATACTATGATTGCCATGAATGCACAGAAACCTTCACTTCCAGCACAGCATTCGGCGAGCACCTGAAAACTCATGCCAGCATGATCATATTTGAGCCTGCAAATGCCTTTGGGGAGTGCTCAGGCTACATCGAACGTGCCAGCACCAGCACAGGTGGTGCCAATCAAGCTGATGAGAAGTACTTCAAATGTGACATCTGTGGACAGCTCTTCAGTGACCGCCTGTCCCTGGCCAGACACCAGAATACCCACACTGGCTGA